The Geoglobus acetivorans genome window below encodes:
- a CDS encoding 2-hydroxyacyl-CoA dehydratase encodes MVSLSDSVEGLFAQMKNAIDNRTKIKEYREKGMKVIGTLCNNVPEEVIHSTGAVPVRVFGNYGSTPNASSVMPQWTCYYARNVMEAGLRGETEFLDGIVSTTSDDTKIHLFSLYRFYLNPEFSYMVQYPFSRDEKSRRFFIRELERFSSFLARFTGFETDTSSLKKSIETYNNFRKVCTRLERLRSEDRVKVSASEWMLIMLSSMHMLKEDFNRIAEELYGLLSEREGNGDYILRVHVSGTDFYSSELLKILENYGIAIVSDDFCTSTGYYNGIVNRANLEGIADRYLYSTACVMTSASNELSVLERVKFIRDRIKASRAEAVIVFKDRGCEVCGHQCPAIIDELDLPVLTIDLDFPLSKAQIEGRIEAFVESHGR; translated from the coding sequence GTGGTTTCGTTGAGCGATAGCGTTGAGGGACTGTTTGCTCAGATGAAAAACGCCATCGATAACAGGACAAAGATAAAGGAGTACAGAGAAAAGGGAATGAAGGTTATAGGAACGCTCTGCAACAACGTTCCCGAGGAAGTCATTCATTCCACAGGGGCTGTTCCGGTGAGGGTGTTCGGAAACTACGGAAGCACGCCTAACGCCAGCTCCGTCATGCCCCAGTGGACGTGCTATTATGCAAGAAACGTTATGGAGGCCGGACTGAGGGGTGAGACAGAATTCCTGGACGGAATCGTGAGCACGACCTCCGACGACACCAAAATTCATCTTTTTTCGCTCTACCGTTTTTATTTAAACCCGGAATTCTCCTACATGGTTCAGTATCCGTTCAGCAGAGATGAGAAATCGAGAAGATTCTTCATCAGGGAGCTTGAAAGATTTTCGAGTTTTCTTGCAAGGTTTACAGGTTTTGAGACAGATACCAGCTCACTGAAAAAATCCATAGAAACATACAACAACTTCAGAAAGGTCTGCACAAGACTGGAGAGGTTGAGGAGCGAGGATAGAGTGAAGGTAAGCGCTTCAGAGTGGATGCTGATCATGCTTTCCTCAATGCACATGCTGAAAGAGGACTTTAACAGAATCGCAGAAGAGCTTTACGGACTTCTTTCAGAGAGGGAAGGAAACGGAGACTACATTCTGAGGGTTCATGTTTCCGGCACAGACTTTTACAGCTCTGAACTTCTGAAGATTCTCGAGAATTACGGAATTGCAATCGTTTCGGACGACTTCTGCACCTCCACTGGATACTACAATGGAATTGTAAACAGAGCTAATCTGGAGGGGATTGCAGACAGATACCTGTATTCAACCGCATGCGTGATGACCTCCGCATCTAACGAGCTTTCCGTGCTGGAGAGGGTGAAGTTCATAAGGGACAGGATAAAAGCCAGTAGGGCTGAGGCTGTGATTGTTTTCAAGGACAGGGGTTGCGAGGTTTGCGGACACCAGTGTCCGGCCATTATCGATGAGCTTGACCTGCCGGTTTTAACGATAGACCTTGACTTTCCGCTTTCAAAAGCCCAGATCGAGGGCAGGAT